In Leptospira limi, a single genomic region encodes these proteins:
- the murJ gene encoding murein biosynthesis integral membrane protein MurJ: MTNKVPGNESSTKRSLALSFYTFLSRILGLIRDHFMAVSFGTGMVASAFSVAYRLPNMFRNLLAEGTLSQSFMPIFSEYEKMGVMEARVMAGTVLSFLFLCLSLFVAFFWLFAAQFLPTLVGGTPEYGNLVVELSLVLFFLIMTASLSSIFMSISNSHHKYFVPSLSPIILNFSYLAVFFFVFPFYHEIKDRVFYLAYGIVCGGVLQLLVQGWFVYKNGFGPIFRLDFKHPAIKKIFKLMLPAALGGSFYQIGLLVDIFLANYIQNQNPGLGAVVSLDYSQRLVQLPTGIIGVALATTILPSLLKDLREGREENVPKEIADVLSFAFFLTLPASIGLAVLGETVLDSIYYGGRWDHLATLTAFFPLVFYSLAIPFYSINKVLVSSYYAFSDTKTPLRIQLISFVLSVVVSISLMFFLKHSAIALASALSAIVTSSLLLYYLKAHQVRIPFVTVGKRILKMVPALFGLFFWLLFSEWVIKPNLQNWGNNTLSLSYANLSRLSLSLSMVPAVILYFGIATYTGLSESEIIMGRFLRRWKQKKENK; the protein is encoded by the coding sequence ATGACAAACAAAGTCCCAGGGAACGAATCGAGTACAAAACGATCCCTTGCTTTATCTTTTTATACATTCTTATCAAGAATTTTAGGGCTCATTCGTGACCACTTTATGGCTGTTAGTTTCGGAACAGGAATGGTAGCGTCTGCCTTTAGTGTTGCCTACAGACTACCCAATATGTTCCGAAACCTCCTGGCAGAAGGAACCTTAAGCCAATCCTTTATGCCTATTTTTTCAGAGTATGAAAAAATGGGTGTGATGGAAGCTCGTGTGATGGCAGGAACTGTCCTTAGTTTTCTTTTCCTTTGTTTGTCACTCTTTGTGGCCTTTTTTTGGTTGTTTGCCGCTCAGTTTTTACCCACTCTTGTGGGTGGTACTCCCGAATATGGGAATCTGGTCGTAGAACTTTCGTTAGTTTTATTTTTTCTCATCATGACAGCAAGTTTATCTTCGATTTTTATGTCGATTTCGAACTCACATCATAAATATTTCGTACCTTCATTATCCCCGATCATCCTTAACTTTAGTTATTTGGCAGTATTTTTCTTTGTGTTTCCCTTTTACCATGAAATTAAGGACAGAGTGTTTTACCTTGCCTACGGGATTGTTTGTGGTGGGGTATTACAATTACTTGTGCAAGGATGGTTTGTTTACAAGAACGGATTTGGTCCCATCTTTCGTTTGGATTTCAAACACCCAGCCATCAAAAAAATTTTTAAACTCATGTTACCTGCTGCTCTTGGCGGGAGTTTTTACCAAATTGGGCTCCTTGTGGATATCTTTCTTGCCAACTACATACAAAACCAAAACCCAGGACTTGGTGCTGTTGTTAGTTTAGATTATTCCCAGAGACTCGTCCAACTCCCCACAGGGATCATTGGGGTTGCTCTTGCGACTACCATCCTTCCTTCACTACTCAAAGACTTAAGAGAAGGAAGGGAAGAAAATGTACCGAAAGAAATTGCGGATGTATTATCATTTGCATTTTTTTTAACATTACCAGCAAGCATTGGTTTGGCGGTTCTTGGGGAAACGGTTTTGGATTCTATCTATTACGGGGGACGTTGGGACCATCTTGCGACACTCACCGCATTTTTCCCACTCGTGTTTTATTCACTTGCGATCCCATTTTATAGTATCAACAAAGTGTTAGTTTCTTCCTATTATGCTTTTTCCGATACAAAAACTCCACTTCGTATTCAATTGATTTCTTTTGTCTTAAGTGTGGTTGTGAGTATTAGTTTGATGTTTTTTCTAAAACATTCAGCCATTGCCCTTGCATCCGCCCTAAGTGCAATTGTTACCTCATCTCTTTTATTGTATTATTTAAAAGCACACCAAGTGAGAATTCCTTTTGTGACTGTTGGGAAACGAATTTTGAAAATGGTACCTGCACTCTTTGGACTTTTCTTTTGGCTTTTGTTTTCAGAATGGGTGATCAAACCAAACTTACAAAATTGGGGAAACAATACCCTTAGTCTTAGTTATGCGAATCTAAGTCGATTGAGTTTATCTCTTTCGATGGTTCCTGCGGTTATTTTGTATTTTGGAATCGCTACCTACACCGGCCTTTCGGAATCCGAAATCATCATGGGTAGGTTCTTACGAAGGTGGAAACAAAAAAAGGAAAACAAATAA
- a CDS encoding LIC_12071 family protein — protein MKYSRFFLSFILFFILSETLALSGVVWTFYESLQNALVQEQFISDHRARDLSLALAKSAEQRLNNDGYVEIEKMFHRYVEQSKNDPEEFRFLKISLYAPDATLLVSTDTIYTLEELRKRKPDEELAKSTFFRKGIRMKKWEWSEPENGENPILNSKRDPKVRDGFEWVLNYLPLAKSNTVRLTTPLYKPGTLDVSGLVILVYERGNLGLLFQNQWKLVEWMVLNYLLIALVVSLLLTGAFVVYSLVLTKDQLTEKESGETLPLVQKKTLEPVESSIQAVSELQEENPSIEGNATIPSPDVEVLPGGPVIDQMNDRPNETNTVRDAIFLG, from the coding sequence ATGAAATATTCACGTTTTTTTCTATCCTTTATACTCTTTTTTATCCTCTCGGAAACCCTTGCGCTGAGTGGGGTGGTTTGGACATTTTATGAGTCCTTACAAAATGCACTTGTCCAAGAACAGTTTATTTCTGACCACAGAGCAAGGGACTTAAGCCTTGCACTCGCAAAAAGTGCCGAGCAAAGATTGAATAACGATGGTTATGTGGAAATTGAAAAGATGTTCCACCGTTATGTAGAACAATCAAAAAATGATCCAGAAGAGTTTCGTTTTTTAAAGATAAGTTTGTATGCTCCTGATGCTACATTACTTGTTTCCACTGATACAATTTATACATTGGAAGAACTCCGAAAACGAAAACCTGATGAAGAGTTAGCTAAATCTACATTCTTTCGTAAAGGCATTCGGATGAAAAAATGGGAATGGTCGGAACCAGAAAATGGTGAAAATCCCATTCTTAATTCCAAACGAGATCCGAAAGTTCGGGATGGTTTTGAATGGGTTTTAAACTACCTTCCATTAGCAAAATCAAATACAGTTCGATTGACAACACCATTGTACAAACCAGGTACTTTGGATGTATCGGGACTTGTGATCCTTGTGTATGAACGTGGGAACTTAGGTTTATTATTTCAAAACCAATGGAAACTTGTGGAATGGATGGTATTGAACTACTTACTGATTGCACTTGTTGTGAGTTTACTCCTAACTGGGGCATTTGTTGTGTATTCCTTAGTCCTCACAAAAGACCAGTTAACGGAAAAAGAATCAGGGGAAACCTTGCCTCTTGTTCAGAAAAAAACATTAGAACCAGTGGAAAGTTCCATCCAGGCCGTGAGTGAATTGCAGGAAGAAAATCCATCTATAGAAGGTAATGCAACTATCCCTTCACCTGATGTTGAAGTACTGCCTGGTGGACCGGTGATTGACCAAATGAATGATCGGCCAAATGAAACAAATACAGTTAGAGATGCAATTTTCTTAGGATAA
- the lipB gene encoding lipoyl(octanoyl) transferase LipB: MQKFLHQKGLPSYLFPSIVSYQRYLDFQENARKNRRESMLFLEHSPCLTGGIGAKAENLLVPEVRLTELGVDFVSLPRGGDFTAHEPGQIVGYLHIDLKKRGLSLGDFLRNLNESLVVAVKDTWGLEVEENPKSPGLYTKETKKKLISEGIYAKSYFTSFGFALNGINSLFTFSLINPCGARSEDMVSLSALGLSEGYPEKRKEFVYRFSKHFLSLLP; the protein is encoded by the coding sequence ATGCAAAAGTTTCTCCATCAAAAAGGACTACCTTCCTATCTGTTTCCTTCGATTGTATCGTACCAACGATACTTGGATTTCCAGGAAAATGCCAGGAAAAATCGAAGAGAATCCATGCTCTTTTTAGAACACAGTCCATGTTTGACAGGGGGCATAGGTGCGAAAGCGGAAAATCTTTTGGTACCAGAGGTGAGACTTACGGAACTTGGTGTGGACTTTGTCAGTCTGCCAAGAGGTGGTGATTTTACCGCCCATGAACCAGGACAAATTGTCGGTTACCTCCACATTGACTTAAAAAAAAGGGGCTTAAGTTTAGGAGATTTTTTGCGAAACTTGAACGAAAGTTTGGTGGTCGCCGTAAAAGATACCTGGGGTTTAGAAGTGGAAGAGAATCCAAAGTCACCGGGTTTGTATACGAAGGAAACGAAGAAAAAACTGATCTCAGAAGGGATTTATGCCAAATCTTATTTTACAAGTTTTGGTTTTGCCTTAAACGGAATCAATTCCCTCTTTACCTTTTCTCTCATCAACCCTTGTGGGGCAAGGTCAGAGGACATGGTTTCCTTATCTGCCTTGGGACTTTCCGAAGGGTACCCTGAGAAACGAAAAGAATTTGTGTACCGATTCTCAAAACACTTCCTTTCCCTTCTCCCATAA
- a CDS encoding STAS domain-containing protein yields the protein MESKDKVFSIQLKGGLDGSSADDFYRYFESQLNKGYRKFLFQLGSLEFITSNGISTLVKIHKQIVKSNAVYAIYGLKSEVEDVLKLVGLFDKFPIFRSHNAAESFLLQMDVSGIEPSVKESSSHSQPSDHKKAGEETKSETNKIRFYFSGKSREERKSNLGKEPVSTLESLKDEPVETKATPSPMEVVLEEKINQLRLEIKESLSSELERRFSHYKSGTSVVESTQLDKIPNYIQSKTKQLETVERIIQCEVCGTRLRLFKFGKHECPSCKTQFQLSPNGSIRFLEKLNPI from the coding sequence ATGGAATCAAAAGACAAAGTATTTTCCATTCAATTAAAAGGTGGTTTAGACGGAAGTAGTGCTGATGATTTTTATCGTTACTTCGAATCACAATTGAACAAAGGGTATCGAAAATTTTTATTCCAATTAGGATCACTTGAATTCATCACATCGAATGGAATTAGTACCCTTGTCAAAATTCACAAACAGATTGTGAAATCAAATGCAGTGTATGCGATTTATGGATTAAAATCGGAAGTAGAAGATGTGTTAAAATTGGTAGGTCTTTTTGATAAATTTCCTATCTTTCGAAGTCATAATGCGGCTGAATCCTTCTTATTGCAGATGGATGTGTCTGGTATCGAACCAAGTGTAAAAGAATCATCTTCCCATTCACAACCTTCGGATCACAAAAAAGCGGGAGAGGAAACAAAATCAGAAACTAACAAAATCCGATTTTATTTTTCAGGGAAGTCGAGAGAAGAAAGAAAATCAAACCTTGGAAAGGAACCTGTTTCAACCTTAGAATCTTTGAAAGACGAACCCGTGGAAACTAAAGCCACTCCTTCCCCTATGGAAGTTGTACTCGAAGAAAAAATAAACCAACTCCGATTGGAAATCAAAGAATCATTAAGTTCCGAATTGGAAAGACGATTTTCCCATTATAAATCAGGGACTTCGGTAGTTGAGTCGACCCAATTGGATAAAATTCCAAATTACATCCAATCGAAAACCAAACAATTGGAGACTGTCGAAAGGATCATCCAATGTGAAGTGTGTGGGACAAGGCTAAGGTTATTTAAATTTGGTAAACATGAATGTCCAAGTTGTAAAACGCAGTTCCAATTGAGTCCCAATGGTTCTATCCGTTTTCTTGAAAAATTAAATCCAATCTAA